From Oscillospiraceae bacterium CM, a single genomic window includes:
- the ruvA gene encoding Holliday junction branch migration protein RuvA: MFYYLEGPVTLLDQNLAVVDIAGAGYACHTSMNTLSHLETGKKARLYTYCHIKEDAFDIYGFYDLGEKRFFEQLLSVSGVGPKAALAILSSGTPEMLALSIINDDERALTRAPGVGKKIAQRVILELKDKIAKESAGLKTGGVTAPETAVAGTSGAKLSDAASALAVLGYSQSEITASLRSIDTSALTVEEIVRHVLKNSLKS, encoded by the coding sequence ATGTTCTACTATTTAGAAGGCCCAGTTACGCTGCTCGACCAGAATCTCGCCGTCGTTGACATTGCCGGGGCCGGCTACGCATGCCACACGTCGATGAATACGCTTTCACACTTGGAAACAGGCAAAAAAGCGCGCCTTTATACATACTGCCATATTAAAGAAGACGCCTTTGATATTTACGGGTTTTACGATCTCGGTGAAAAGCGCTTTTTCGAACAGCTTTTATCCGTCTCCGGCGTCGGGCCGAAGGCGGCGCTTGCCATCCTGTCGTCCGGGACGCCGGAGATGCTGGCGCTGTCAATTATCAACGACGACGAGCGGGCGCTGACGCGCGCCCCAGGCGTTGGCAAAAAAATCGCCCAGCGCGTGATCCTGGAACTCAAAGATAAGATTGCCAAGGAGAGTGCCGGTTTGAAAACGGGCGGCGTCACTGCGCCGGAAACGGCTGTCGCCGGGACAAGCGGTGCCAAGCTGTCAGACGCGGCGTCCGCTCTGGCCGTGCTCGGCTACAGCCAGAGCGAAATTACGGCATCGCTCCGCAGCATCGATACTTCAGCACTCACCGTTGAGGAAATTGTCCGCCACGTTCTTAAAAACAGCCTCAAATCATGA
- the ruvB gene encoding Holliday junction branch migration DNA helicase RuvB → MSIDFTDNRKKEGADDEVLLTTSFLREDDGEGSLRPQSLTEYVGQEKAKANLAIFIEGARRRNEPLDHVLLHGPPGLGKTTLAAIIANEMGVTLRKTSGPAIEKPKDLAALLTNLNENDILFIDEIHRMNRAIEEILYPAMEDKQIDIIIGQGPAATSICLELKSFTLVGATTRSGQLSSPLRDRFGIDLKLELYTPEELRGIVERSAKLLGIPTEPDGAREIASRSRGTPRIANRLLRRVRDFAEVMGSGVITYETADMALSQLEIDRTGLDAIDRRLLESIIRNYGGGPVGLETIAATINEESVTLEDVYEPFLMQQGFLTRTPRGRCVTRLAYEHLGLVFAGNDQLSF, encoded by the coding sequence ATGAGTATTGATTTTACCGATAACAGAAAAAAAGAAGGAGCCGACGACGAGGTGCTGCTCACCACGTCTTTTCTCCGGGAGGATGACGGCGAGGGCAGCCTGCGCCCGCAGTCGCTGACGGAGTACGTCGGTCAGGAGAAGGCGAAGGCAAACCTCGCCATCTTCATCGAAGGTGCGCGCCGCCGCAATGAGCCACTGGACCACGTCTTGCTGCACGGCCCCCCGGGTCTCGGGAAGACGACGCTAGCCGCCATCATCGCCAATGAAATGGGCGTGACACTGCGAAAAACATCCGGCCCGGCGATTGAAAAACCGAAGGATTTGGCGGCGCTCCTCACCAATTTGAATGAGAACGATATACTGTTTATTGACGAGATTCACCGGATGAACCGCGCCATCGAGGAAATCCTGTACCCTGCGATGGAGGATAAGCAGATCGATATTATCATCGGCCAGGGACCTGCCGCGACCTCTATCTGTCTGGAGCTCAAGAGCTTTACGCTCGTCGGTGCGACGACGCGGTCGGGCCAGCTCTCTTCACCGCTGCGGGATCGCTTCGGCATCGACCTCAAGCTGGAGCTGTATACGCCGGAGGAGCTCCGCGGGATTGTCGAACGCTCCGCAAAGCTGCTTGGGATTCCGACAGAACCGGATGGCGCGCGTGAAATTGCTTCCCGCAGCCGCGGCACGCCGCGTATTGCCAACAGGCTCTTGCGCCGCGTGCGCGATTTTGCCGAAGTCATGGGCAGCGGCGTCATCACCTACGAGACGGCAGATATGGCGCTCTCACAGCTGGAAATTGACCGCACAGGCCTGGACGCCATTGACAGGCGGCTTCTGGAGAGCATTATCAGAAATTACGGCGGCGGCCCTGTCGGGCTTGAGACAATTGCCGCCACCATTAACGAGGAGTCGGTGACACTGGAAGACGTCTATGAGCCTTTCCTTATGCAGCAGGGCTTTTTAACGCGAACGCCGCGCGGGCGGTGCGTTACGCGCCTGGCCTACGAGCATTTGGGGCTTGTGTTTGCCGGAAATGATCAATTGAGTTTTTGA
- a CDS encoding phosphoglucosamine mutase produces the protein MGKYFGTDGIRGIVNETLDAETAYRVGCAAATVLAADDGRKPLILIGKDTRLSSDMLEAALIAGICSAGADVMPLGVLPTPAVAFLTVRLGAQLGIVISASHNPYEHNGIKIFDQSGFKLSDAMEERIERMIDGEYPTSRKTHNGLGRVLKDDGRGSDLYIDYLAHAAPAPISGLRVAVDCANGAASSTAARLFSKFDITFEILSDHPNGTNINDGCGSTHIGRLQDFVRTGGFDLGFAFDGDADRCLVVDENGDAVDGDKMMAVMGRFMKEKGTLKNNAVIATVMSNLGFHEFAAQNGIELLCAAVGDRNVLEMMQARGGNLGGEQSGHIIFLDDMTTGDGQLAAVKFMSVVSASQKPVSVLTRDVPQYPQVLLNQPISGGNSAKEAIMDSSALQEAVSAEEKKLGASGRILVRPSGTEALIRVMVEAKTQETALNTANSLINLIKSL, from the coding sequence ATGGGAAAATATTTCGGGACGGACGGCATCCGCGGCATCGTCAATGAGACGCTGGACGCGGAAACGGCCTACCGTGTCGGTTGTGCCGCCGCGACTGTTTTAGCGGCGGACGACGGGCGCAAGCCGCTCATCCTGATCGGGAAGGATACGCGCCTATCGTCCGATATGCTGGAGGCGGCGCTCATTGCCGGAATATGCTCCGCGGGGGCGGACGTCATGCCTCTCGGCGTTCTGCCAACGCCCGCCGTCGCCTTTTTAACGGTGCGCCTTGGCGCCCAGCTGGGCATTGTCATCTCCGCGTCACACAATCCGTATGAGCATAACGGCATCAAAATATTTGATCAAAGCGGGTTTAAGCTCTCAGACGCTATGGAAGAGCGCATTGAGCGCATGATTGACGGTGAATACCCTACCAGTCGCAAAACGCACAACGGGCTCGGCCGCGTTTTAAAAGATGATGGGCGGGGCAGTGACCTTTATATCGATTATCTCGCGCACGCGGCACCGGCGCCGATCAGCGGCCTGCGTGTCGCGGTTGATTGTGCCAACGGCGCCGCCTCGTCGACGGCGGCGCGCCTGTTCTCCAAATTCGATATTACCTTTGAAATCCTATCCGACCATCCCAACGGCACGAATATCAACGACGGCTGCGGTTCAACGCATATCGGCCGCCTACAGGACTTTGTGCGCACGGGTGGTTTTGATCTCGGCTTTGCCTTTGACGGGGACGCCGACCGCTGCCTTGTTGTCGACGAAAACGGCGACGCCGTCGACGGCGATAAGATGATGGCTGTGATGGGCCGGTTTATGAAGGAAAAGGGGACGCTTAAAAATAATGCCGTCATTGCTACCGTGATGTCAAACCTCGGCTTTCATGAATTTGCCGCTCAAAACGGCATTGAGCTCCTCTGCGCCGCAGTCGGCGACCGAAACGTTCTGGAAATGATGCAGGCGCGCGGCGGAAACCTCGGCGGTGAACAATCCGGCCATATCATTTTTCTCGATGATATGACGACGGGTGACGGGCAGTTGGCCGCCGTCAAATTCATGAGCGTTGTCTCGGCGTCACAAAAGCCTGTCTCTGTTTTAACACGCGATGTACCGCAGTACCCGCAGGTGCTGCTCAACCAGCCGATTAGCGGCGGCAACAGCGCCAAAGAGGCGATCATGGATAGCAGCGCCCTTCAGGAAGCTGTCTCAGCCGAAGAAAAAAAGCTTGGGGCGTCAGGCCGTATCCTTGTCCGCCCGTCTGGGACGGAGGCGCTCATCCGCGTCATGGTAGAGGCTAAAACGCAGGAAACGGCTTTAAACACCGCGAATAGTCTCATAAATTTGATAAAATCGCTATAA
- a CDS encoding sigma-70 family RNA polymerase sigma factor, whose product MSKFYSNRDAELTNLASTGDASAEEELIAEYSRLVKACARPYFLAGGDSEDLIQEGMLGLLSAVRHFDPAKEVQFKTYAEFCIRRRLISAIKTASRFKHTPLNDYVSLESPELDENNTQGLFSLRDPEEFVIARERVHEITDCLFGSLSRFESNVLGLYLEGFSYEEMALKVNKPQKSVDNAVQRIRKKLAHLLNYGDNQ is encoded by the coding sequence ATGAGTAAATTTTACAGTAACCGCGATGCGGAACTTACGAACCTGGCTTCCACCGGAGACGCATCAGCCGAAGAGGAACTCATCGCTGAATATAGCCGGCTTGTGAAAGCATGTGCGCGTCCCTATTTTTTGGCAGGCGGCGACAGCGAGGATTTGATTCAAGAAGGCATGCTCGGTCTCTTGTCGGCAGTCAGGCATTTTGATCCCGCCAAAGAGGTTCAGTTTAAAACTTACGCAGAATTTTGTATCAGAAGGCGTTTAATCAGCGCCATTAAAACGGCTTCCCGGTTTAAGCATACACCGCTGAATGACTATGTATCGTTGGAATCTCCCGAGCTTGACGAGAATAATACCCAAGGGTTGTTTTCTTTGCGCGATCCTGAAGAGTTTGTTATAGCGAGAGAGCGTGTTCATGAAATTACAGACTGTTTGTTTGGCTCTCTGTCCCGATTTGAATCAAACGTCTTGGGGCTGTATTTGGAAGGTTTCTCCTACGAGGAGATGGCTCTGAAAGTGAATAAACCCCAAAAATCGGTGGACAATGCTGTGCAGAGGATCAGGAAAAAGCTTGCACACCTGTTAAATTACGGCGATAATCAGTGA
- a CDS encoding zinc-ribbon domain containing protein, giving the protein MYEDKTLVCKECGSEFIFTAGEQEFYAERGFQNEPQRCKNCRDMRKNAARGPREYFKATCASCGNEAKVPFEPKSDRPVYCSDCFAKMREA; this is encoded by the coding sequence ATGTACGAAGACAAGACATTAGTATGCAAGGAATGCGGCAGCGAATTCATTTTCACCGCCGGTGAGCAGGAGTTTTATGCCGAGCGCGGTTTCCAGAACGAGCCGCAGCGCTGCAAGAACTGCCGTGACATGCGCAAGAATGCTGCCCGTGGCCCCAGAGAGTATTTCAAGGCCACCTGCGCTTCCTGCGGCAATGAGGCGAAGGTTCCCTTCGAGCCCAAGTCTGACCGTCCGGTCTACTGCAGCGACTGCTTTGCAAAGATGAGAGAGGCTTAA
- a CDS encoding DUF1858 domain-containing protein: MSQITKDTVIADILTIAPESAPLFMSIGMHCLGCAMASGETLGEACEVHGVDIDEFIVKLNELVNE, translated from the coding sequence ATGTCGCAGATTACAAAAGATACGGTCATTGCGGATATTCTCACGATTGCGCCGGAGTCGGCACCCTTGTTCATGTCAATCGGCATGCACTGCCTCGGCTGCGCCATGGCAAGCGGCGAGACGCTTGGCGAAGCGTGCGAGGTTCACGGCGTTGATATCGATGAGTTTATCGTGAAGCTCAACGAATTAGTCAACGAATAA
- a CDS encoding SAM-dependent methyltransferase: protein MKKDTLSNRLQSVCAFIKPGAVVADVGTDHGYLPAHLAAVDPAARLIAADIKKGPLDRARRTARDAGVYDRISFIQTDGLIGISGIGVDHIVLAGLGGEVMIKILSEAPWTRCDAIRLILQPQSKADVLISWLHDSGYDICDAVLAEDGGRIYLVMLAGGQTESTHTNPLNILLHRKDPLLPEYLMGQLEKTERALSGLSKATRSQGGARASLEKKLDELNRFKKETDAW from the coding sequence ATGAAAAAAGATACGCTTTCAAACAGACTCCAATCCGTCTGTGCGTTTATAAAGCCGGGCGCCGTCGTTGCCGATGTCGGCACCGATCACGGTTATCTCCCGGCGCATCTAGCCGCTGTCGACCCGGCAGCGCGCCTGATTGCCGCCGATATCAAAAAAGGCCCCCTTGACCGGGCGCGCCGGACAGCCCGCGACGCGGGTGTTTATGACAGGATTTCGTTTATCCAGACGGACGGGCTCATCGGGATATCGGGCATCGGGGTTGACCATATCGTCCTTGCCGGTCTCGGCGGGGAAGTGATGATCAAAATCCTATCCGAAGCGCCGTGGACGCGATGTGACGCCATACGCCTAATTCTCCAGCCGCAGTCAAAGGCCGACGTGCTTATCTCCTGGCTGCATGACAGCGGCTACGATATCTGTGACGCCGTCCTCGCTGAAGACGGCGGCCGGATTTATCTTGTGATGCTGGCAGGCGGGCAAACGGAGTCGACGCACACGAACCCGCTCAATATCCTGCTGCATCGGAAAGACCCCCTGCTGCCGGAATACCTCATGGGGCAGCTGGAGAAAACGGAAAGGGCGCTTTCTGGCCTTTCAAAAGCTACGCGCTCTCAAGGCGGCGCGCGCGCCAGCCTTGAAAAGAAGCTGGATGAACTTAATCGCTTCAAAAAGGAGACGGACGCATGGTAA
- a CDS encoding Nif3-like dinuclear metal center hexameric protein: MVTVADVKNKLEGIAPLGLKMEFDNVGFLVGFSERPVTRILVSLDITDAVIQEASSHGAELIVSHHPLFFSLKSVTDTDKIGRKVTALLSGGISAICLHTNLDAAAGGVNDALAATVGLCDVGLLGVDGWEAEQPFSYGRCGHLSKPAALPDFLASVKNALKTNGLRYHDAGRTVHKVAVVGGSGGSSLGQAIAAGCDTLLTADVKYDVFLEAKECGINLIDGDHFCTENVVTPVLAETLTAAFPGLAVTISGIHGQTAQFF; the protein is encoded by the coding sequence ATGGTAACAGTCGCCGATGTAAAAAATAAGCTCGAAGGGATCGCGCCCCTTGGGCTGAAGATGGAATTTGACAATGTTGGCTTTCTTGTGGGCTTTTCCGAGCGCCCTGTCACGCGGATTCTCGTCAGTCTCGATATTACAGACGCAGTTATCCAAGAGGCGTCATCGCACGGAGCCGAGCTCATCGTCTCGCACCACCCGCTTTTCTTTTCGCTCAAAAGCGTGACGGATACCGACAAGATCGGGCGTAAAGTCACCGCTCTTTTATCCGGCGGTATATCGGCAATCTGTCTGCACACAAATCTGGACGCCGCCGCAGGCGGCGTCAACGACGCGCTTGCTGCCACGGTCGGCCTTTGTGATGTCGGCCTGCTCGGCGTTGACGGGTGGGAGGCCGAGCAGCCGTTTTCCTACGGCCGTTGCGGGCATCTTTCGAAACCCGCCGCGCTGCCCGATTTTCTCGCATCGGTCAAAAATGCCCTGAAGACAAATGGGCTGCGCTATCACGATGCCGGGCGCACTGTTCATAAAGTCGCCGTTGTCGGCGGCTCTGGCGGCAGCAGTCTCGGGCAGGCCATTGCCGCCGGGTGCGATACGCTCCTGACGGCGGATGTCAAATACGATGTCTTCCTTGAGGCCAAGGAATGCGGCATCAATCTCATCGACGGTGACCATTTCTGCACGGAAAACGTGGTGACGCCCGTTTTGGCGGAAACACTCACGGCAGCCTTTCCGGGCCTTGCGGTCACAATATCGGGAATACACGGCCAAACGGCGCAGTTTTTTTAA
- a CDS encoding ECF transporter S component, producing MQSANISSRVLLLARMAVLIAIVIIMTVFNFGNIPVGPIVATVYQVPVIIGAVLLGPVAGSVLGGIWGLLCFYLAVTGQTTDIVALGTVAQEPLAYFVIAFVPRVLTGLFAGYVYKLSNHLLKQKKDVVSFGISGVLGSLTNTVFYLGALYLLAKEIIADKYQLALGAVLPLVGTVALTNGLAEAAVSCILVIGVCKALRYFKIA from the coding sequence ATGCAAAGTGCAAACATTAGTTCGCGTGTTTTGCTTCTGGCCAGGATGGCGGTTTTAATCGCCATCGTCATCATCATGACAGTATTTAATTTCGGCAATATCCCCGTCGGCCCGATCGTTGCGACAGTTTATCAGGTTCCTGTTATCATCGGTGCCGTTCTGCTTGGGCCTGTCGCAGGTTCCGTTTTAGGCGGGATTTGGGGGCTCTTATGCTTTTATCTCGCCGTAACGGGTCAGACGACGGATATCGTGGCGCTAGGCACCGTCGCCCAAGAGCCTCTGGCTTATTTTGTCATCGCATTTGTCCCGCGCGTTTTGACTGGGCTGTTTGCGGGTTATGTTTACAAACTGAGCAATCATTTGCTGAAACAGAAAAAAGATGTCGTTTCCTTTGGTATATCCGGTGTTCTAGGATCGCTGACGAATACCGTCTTTTATCTCGGCGCGTTGTATTTGCTGGCAAAAGAGATTATTGCGGATAAGTATCAGCTGGCACTCGGCGCCGTGCTGCCTCTTGTCGGGACTGTTGCCCTAACAAACGGTCTTGCCGAGGCGGCTGTTTCGTGCATACTTGTCATCGGCGTCTGCAAAGCGCTCCGGTATTTTAAAATCGCATAG
- a CDS encoding type III pantothenate kinase: protein MLLAIDVGNSNIVIGCIDGGEISHVFRMLTDISRTECEYAVGIKNILEFEGIRCDGFDGAIISSVVPPLLPVLKTAVKSLTGLDALVVGAGVKTGMNILIDNPAQLGSDLVADGVAAIATYRLPVIVFDMGTATTISVIDKNGSYIGGAIYPGVALSMNALSSGTSQLPKVPIEPPSKAVSGNTIDCMKSGAIFGTASMIDGMIDRMEAELSMKATVVATGGLSARIIPYCRHEIIHDENLLLRGLFIIYEKNKKK, encoded by the coding sequence ATGCTGCTTGCCATCGATGTCGGTAATTCCAATATTGTCATCGGCTGTATTGACGGCGGCGAGATTTCACACGTCTTCCGCATGCTGACCGATATTTCAAGAACCGAGTGTGAGTATGCCGTTGGCATTAAAAACATTCTCGAATTTGAAGGTATCCGCTGCGACGGGTTCGACGGGGCGATCATCTCGTCTGTTGTGCCGCCGCTCCTGCCGGTGCTGAAGACAGCCGTCAAAAGTCTCACCGGTCTTGACGCGCTCGTCGTCGGTGCCGGGGTGAAGACGGGGATGAATATTCTGATCGACAATCCCGCGCAGCTTGGCAGTGACCTCGTGGCAGACGGTGTTGCCGCTATTGCCACATATCGCCTGCCGGTCATTGTTTTTGATATGGGGACGGCGACGACGATCTCCGTTATTGACAAGAACGGCAGTTATATCGGTGGCGCGATTTACCCGGGCGTTGCCCTGTCGATGAACGCCCTGTCAAGCGGGACGTCGCAGCTGCCGAAGGTGCCGATTGAACCGCCGTCAAAGGCTGTCAGCGGCAACACGATTGACTGCATGAAAAGCGGCGCCATTTTCGGTACGGCGTCAATGATTGACGGCATGATTGACCGGATGGAGGCGGAACTCTCCATGAAGGCCACCGTCGTTGCCACCGGCGGCCTGTCCGCGCGGATTATCCCATACTGCCGTCATGAAATCATCCATGATGAAAACCTTCTTTTGCGAGGCCTTTTTATTATTTACGAGAAGAACAAAAAGAAATAA
- a CDS encoding potassium channel protein, translated as MHNGRKLALVLSLLLALFVVGVTGYMFFLHVGFIDALYMTVITISTVGFSEVAKMTDAAKLFSIVIIFAGLSIVGYSFTSLVTFIFEGNIKNAWRRRRMSAKISALNSHYIVCGAGDVGHTVIEYFKDSGVDFIVIEKDADRHDELVEESVLTILGDATHEETLHKAGIMQAKGMVCTLSSDTDNVFTVLTARGLNEQIYIVARAVERTAHNKLIKAGANKTISPNEIGGQRIAAAMIRPSVTSFLDVMTRTGDVMLDIEEVIITPQSSIAGKNLSEAKIPEQTGLIVLALKKKDESNVKINPRANEVLGAGDSIIVIGTSDQVDRLEAIVSA; from the coding sequence GTGCATAATGGGCGAAAATTGGCGCTTGTTCTGAGCTTATTGCTGGCGCTGTTTGTTGTCGGTGTAACGGGTTATATGTTCTTTCTGCACGTCGGATTTATCGACGCGTTGTATATGACGGTCATTACGATTTCAACGGTCGGCTTCAGCGAGGTCGCCAAGATGACGGACGCCGCCAAGCTGTTTTCCATCGTTATAATTTTTGCAGGGCTTTCCATTGTCGGCTATAGCTTTACAAGCCTCGTTACCTTTATTTTTGAAGGCAATATCAAGAATGCATGGAGGAGAAGGCGTATGTCTGCAAAAATCAGCGCGCTTAATAGTCATTACATTGTTTGCGGTGCCGGAGACGTCGGGCATACGGTGATCGAGTATTTTAAAGACAGCGGCGTGGATTTCATTGTGATCGAAAAGGATGCCGATCGCCACGATGAACTCGTTGAGGAGAGTGTTCTGACAATTTTAGGCGACGCCACACACGAGGAAACGCTTCATAAAGCCGGTATTATGCAAGCGAAGGGCATGGTTTGCACGCTGTCGTCAGACACCGACAATGTTTTTACCGTGCTGACAGCCAGAGGACTCAACGAGCAGATATATATCGTCGCCAGAGCCGTCGAGCGTACGGCCCACAACAAACTCATTAAAGCCGGCGCCAACAAAACAATTTCCCCAAATGAAATCGGCGGTCAAAGAATCGCTGCGGCAATGATCCGCCCATCCGTCACGTCCTTTCTCGATGTGATGACCCGCACAGGGGATGTGATGCTTGATATTGAAGAGGTTATCATTACGCCGCAGTCGTCCATCGCCGGAAAAAACCTGAGCGAGGCAAAGATACCGGAGCAGACGGGGCTCATTGTCCTGGCGCTCAAAAAGAAGGACGAGAGCAATGTTAAAATTAATCCCAGAGCGAATGAGGTTCTCGGTGCCGGTGACAGTATTATCGTCATCGGAACGAGCGATCAGGTGGACAGGCTGGAGGCCATCGTCAGCGCGTAA